One Nomascus leucogenys isolate Asia chromosome 22a, Asia_NLE_v1, whole genome shotgun sequence DNA segment encodes these proteins:
- the FAM181A gene encoding protein FAM181A isoform X2, translating into MASDSDVKMLLNFVNLASSDIKAALDKSAPCRRSVDHRKYLQKQLKRFSQKYSRLPRGLPGRAAEPYLKRGSEDRPGRLLLDLGPDSSPGGGGGCKEKALRNPYREECLAKEQLPQGQHPEAAQPGQVPMRKRQLPASFWEEPRPTHSYHVGLEGGLGPREGPPYEGKKNCKGLEPLGPETTPVPMSPRVLAEKEPLKMPGVSLVGRVNAWSCCPFQYHGQPIYPGPLGALPQSPVPSLGLWRKSPAFPGELAHLCKDAGGLGQKVCRPVVLKPIPTKPAVPPPIFNVFGYL; encoded by the coding sequence ATGGCATCCGACAGTGATGTGAAGATGCTGCTGAACTTCGTGAACCTGGCGTCCAGCGACATCAAGGCAGCCCTGGATAAGTCCGCACCCTGCCGCCGCTCCGTCGACCATCGCAAGTACCTGCAGAAGCAGCTCAAGCGCTTCTCCCAGAAGTATTCCCGGCTCCCGCGGGGTCTTCCGGGCAGAGCTGCTGAGCCCTACCTGAAAAGGGGGTCTGAGGACCGGCCCGGGAGGCTGCTCCTGGATTTGGGCCCCGATTCCAGCCCCggcgggggtgggggctgcaAGGAGAAGGCGCTGAGGAACCCCTACAGGGAGGAATGTCTTGCTAAGGAGCAGCTCCCACAGGGGCAGCATCCAGAAGCTGCCCAGCCTGGCCAGGTGCCCATGAGGAAAAGACAGCTTCCCGCTTCCTTCTGGGAAGAGCCGAGGCCCACCCACAGCTACCATGTGGGGCTGGAGGGGGGACTGGGCCCCAGGGAGGGACCTCCCTATGAGGGTAAGAAAAATTGCAAGGGCTTGGAGCCCCTGGGGCCTGAGACTACCCCGGTGCCCATGTCTCCAAGGGTCCTGGCGGAAAAGGAGCCGCTCAAGATGCCTGGGGTCTCCTTGGTGGGCCGAGTCAATGCCTGGAGTTGCTGCCCCTTCCAGTACCATGGACAGCCCATCTACCCGGGCCCTCTGGGAGCCCTGCCTCAGAGTCCTGTCCCCAGCCTGGGCCTTTGGAGGAAGAGCCCAGCCTTTCCCGGGGAGCTGGCGCACCTCTGCAAGGATGCGGGCGGCCTGGGGCAGAAGGTGTGCAGGCCTGTGGTGCTGAAACCCATCCCCACAAAGccggctgtgcccccacccatcTTCAATGTCTTTGGCTACCTCTAG
- the FAM181A gene encoding protein FAM181A isoform X1 yields the protein MMRPTLSTEDPGRKGQSTAKQVSSVPFLGAAGHQQSLPSSWKASCSGPLVMASDSDVKMLLNFVNLASSDIKAALDKSAPCRRSVDHRKYLQKQLKRFSQKYSRLPRGLPGRAAEPYLKRGSEDRPGRLLLDLGPDSSPGGGGGCKEKALRNPYREECLAKEQLPQGQHPEAAQPGQVPMRKRQLPASFWEEPRPTHSYHVGLEGGLGPREGPPYEGKKNCKGLEPLGPETTPVPMSPRVLAEKEPLKMPGVSLVGRVNAWSCCPFQYHGQPIYPGPLGALPQSPVPSLGLWRKSPAFPGELAHLCKDAGGLGQKVCRPVVLKPIPTKPAVPPPIFNVFGYL from the coding sequence GTCAGCTCGGTGCCCTTCCTTGGAGCTGCCGGCCACCAGCAGAGCCTACCCTCTTCATGGAAAGCCTCGTGCAGTGGTCCCCTGGTGATGGCATCCGACAGTGATGTGAAGATGCTGCTGAACTTCGTGAACCTGGCGTCCAGCGACATCAAGGCAGCCCTGGATAAGTCCGCACCCTGCCGCCGCTCCGTCGACCATCGCAAGTACCTGCAGAAGCAGCTCAAGCGCTTCTCCCAGAAGTATTCCCGGCTCCCGCGGGGTCTTCCGGGCAGAGCTGCTGAGCCCTACCTGAAAAGGGGGTCTGAGGACCGGCCCGGGAGGCTGCTCCTGGATTTGGGCCCCGATTCCAGCCCCggcgggggtgggggctgcaAGGAGAAGGCGCTGAGGAACCCCTACAGGGAGGAATGTCTTGCTAAGGAGCAGCTCCCACAGGGGCAGCATCCAGAAGCTGCCCAGCCTGGCCAGGTGCCCATGAGGAAAAGACAGCTTCCCGCTTCCTTCTGGGAAGAGCCGAGGCCCACCCACAGCTACCATGTGGGGCTGGAGGGGGGACTGGGCCCCAGGGAGGGACCTCCCTATGAGGGTAAGAAAAATTGCAAGGGCTTGGAGCCCCTGGGGCCTGAGACTACCCCGGTGCCCATGTCTCCAAGGGTCCTGGCGGAAAAGGAGCCGCTCAAGATGCCTGGGGTCTCCTTGGTGGGCCGAGTCAATGCCTGGAGTTGCTGCCCCTTCCAGTACCATGGACAGCCCATCTACCCGGGCCCTCTGGGAGCCCTGCCTCAGAGTCCTGTCCCCAGCCTGGGCCTTTGGAGGAAGAGCCCAGCCTTTCCCGGGGAGCTGGCGCACCTCTGCAAGGATGCGGGCGGCCTGGGGCAGAAGGTGTGCAGGCCTGTGGTGCTGAAACCCATCCCCACAAAGccggctgtgcccccacccatcTTCAATGTCTTTGGCTACCTCTAG